AGAATCATTTTAATAAGTGATTGATAGGGAACATCCCGTTCGTTTGCCATGACACGGAGATTATCCAGCATTGATTCGGTAAGACGTAACGAAATAGTTTTTACGCTTCGGTGTAAATTAGGAGAAATAGTTGTTTGCAGGTTTGCTTTATTCCAATTGACATATTCCGTCGAATCGTGAGTTGCCCAGAACTCACGTTCCTCGTCTTCGTTCTTAAATTTTGGGATGGTCTTTAATCGCTTGTTCATAAATTGTTCGTTCTTTCTTGTTCATATCTCTTTAAGTTGAAAAATACTCCTTGGAAATAGTCCAACCGATTTAATCTTTTAGGGGTTAATTCCCCGCATCTTGTGTGTGGGGGGGAATCCATTTTAGTGGACTAATATTTCTGTAATTCTCTTCCATTCATTTCCAGTTAATGATGAGTTTTTTGGTTTGATTGAATCCCAATCAGAATTATTTAACCCCTTTACCATTTTGCGAATTTCAGGAAAACTATATGTGTTGATTGGATTGTCAATAATTTGAGATAATGAGAATGATAAAATTCGTGGAACACCAACCATTCTTAGGATAAGAGATTTTTCATTGTCAACGCCATAATAAATCAGAGATGGAATAAATGAATCCTTTATCTCCTCCTCATTACCTTTCACGATTCCCTCTAATGCACTCAAACCCCAAGATGCTTTAAAACGAATATCGTGCATCTTGTGGACAAACTCATTTATTCGTTTGTTAGCATCAGTCATTAGTTGGAAGGATGGATGGATCTTTGATAATAAATCAATCTTTGAACCAGCAACCCAACCAACTAATATTTTAGCAATATGCTCTGGCTCAAAAGGTGCTTGATTATTATCTGTACCCAGTTTAGTTTCTCTTAAAGCCGCAACAACCTTGATTTTTTCTGTAAGGTTGTTAATGTTTGAAGGATTAAACATTTCATTTGGCTTCCAACTATTCAAATCAGCAATCGTTGGATTGCTTGACTTTTGTGCCATGACTGCTAAAAC
The nucleotide sequence above comes from Ignavibacteriota bacterium. Encoded proteins:
- a CDS encoding BrnA antitoxin family protein; protein product: MNKRLKTIPKFKNEDEEREFWATHDSTEYVNWNKANLQTTISPNLHRSVKTISLRLTESMLDNLRVMANERDVPYQSLIKMILQERIKRELYS